From Methanococcus maripaludis, the proteins below share one genomic window:
- a CDS encoding UPF0058 family protein: protein MHKDELIQLHQLLVYMRKDLARKFGIELEESFKEYDDLNIRPHHIHRTKSEHTFAIFLLSGTIGKILSEKGNVPRSVASRLNDTGEKLSKEIARKKR from the coding sequence ATGCATAAGGATGAACTCATCCAATTACACCAGCTTTTGGTTTATATGAGAAAAGATTTGGCAAGAAAATTTGGAATCGAACTTGAAGAATCGTTTAAAGAATATGATGATTTAAATATAAGGCCTCACCACATTCACAGAACCAAATCAGAACATACCTTTGCTATTTTTTTATTATCTGGAACAATTGGAAAAATACTGTCTGAAAAGGGCAACGTTCCAAGAAGTGTTGCAAGCAGGTTGAATGATACTGGCGAAAAATTAAGTAAAGAAATTGCTAGAAAAAAACGATAA